The Sphingobacteriales bacterium genomic sequence CGAGAAATCGGCATTTGAGATGTCGGCTATTTGTTCGGTATTAGATTGGGTTGAATTGTTGTTATCGTTATTATTAAAAAACTGAATACCAAATACAAACATGGCCAGCATTGCCGCCGCCGACAGGCCATAACGAATAACTCGGCTTTGCCAAATTTGGCGTATAGGTACAATTTTGCCTGCTTTACCCACTTTATTTGGGGATTCGCTTTTTTGTTGTTGGCCTATACCAGCGGTTTGTTGTAAAATTTGGGTTTCTAATTGTTCAAAATAGTTGGCGGGGGTGCTAAATGGGCTTTTTTGGGCGGCATGGTTTAGCAAGGGGGTTTGTGGCTGCTCAAGCGCATTTAGCTGGGCTAACAGTTGGGTGGCAAACTCGCCATTAAAATAGTTAGCGGGTGTTGCAAATGGTTGTGTTTGTTGTTGCTGGTCTTGTTGTAATGGTTTTACAATGGCATCAATGGTTTTGGTGTCGGCATCGAGGTCGGCTTCGTTCAGCAAGTTTTGTTGTAGTTGGTTAAAGTAGCCGGTGGGGGTAGCAAATGATTGTTGGGCGGCAATTTGGGCCACTTCATTTGTTAGTTGCGCGGGGGCAGTAATGCCAACGGCAACAGCCACGTTTTGTTGTAACTGGTTAAAATAGTCGGTTGGCACGCTAAACGGCTGCTTATTATCGGCAGTTAGCAGTTCGGCTAAATAGGGCGTATTTTGTAGTAACTCGTTGTGTAGCGATATATTTACATTGGCTTTCATTTCTTAATTTCTTTACTCTTGCTTTGATGTTTTTTTTTACATAAGGTTTAAACTTCTTTCATGTATTTTTCAATTTTTTTAACTGCATGGTGAAATGATGCCTTGAGTGCGCCAACCGAGGTATCTAATACTTCAGACATATCTTCGTACTTCATTTCTTCGTAGTAGCGCATTAAAAATACCATCCGTTGTTTTTCGGGAAGGCCTGCAATAGCAGTTTGCAGTTTAATTTGCAGTTCGTTGCCATCAAAGTAAGGGTCGGCTTGTAGTTGGGCGGCGTAGTCGTACTCGTTGGTTTCAAGCGGGGCGGTATCGCGGCGTTTGCGTTGGTTCATAAAGGTAAGCGACTCGTTGGTGGCAATACGATACAGCCAGGTATAAAGTTTTGAGTTTTGCTGAAACGTGTGCAAATTATTCCAAACTTTAATAAATATATTTTGGCAAACATCATTTGCGTCTTCGTGGTCAAGCACAATACGCCGCACGTGCCAATATACCTTCTCGTGATATTTGTTTACCAAGGCTGTAAATGCGGCAGCTTTGGTACCATCGTGTGTAAATTTTTCTAAAATTTCTTGGTCGCTAATAAATGCCGACATGAGGTGGGTAGGAAATAAAATTATAAATAATGTATAAACAACTGCTTGGGCGCGAGGCTTCTTAGTCTAAAAACGGCTTAAAGGTACAGCTTTTTACTAATAGTTGCCATCTCAAATTAGTTCGCTTATTTATTATATTACAATTTTTAATTTCGCCAATACAAAAGGTTGTTGTGTTTGCAAAGCTGATTAAGATAAATAAAGTCCTTTTATCCGGATAGCGTAAACATTACCATTCAAATATTAAAAATATGCAATATACAATTTATTAACAATCATTATAGCCATTCACCGCCTTGAAAGGTGGAGTTAATAGGTAGCGCACACTCAAACGCTGTCCTTTAGTTCGGAGATACGTCAAACAAGATAAAAGGGGGGGCTTTAGTGCCGAGTAAAACAAAAAAAATTTAGACGACAACCTTGCGTAGTTACAAGTAAACTACGCTTATACCTATCTACCCACCCACCAACAAAATTTTACCCACTATTACAGGTTTTTTTTCCTTCTTCCGGATGATTGGGCGTGAAATGGTAATAATACATGCCTTGGGCTAAATTATTGGGCAAATTGTAAGCATTATATCCGGATGGAATAGCGACAACCGACCAAACCAACTGCCCCAGAGTATTGTACAAAGCCAACTGCCCTGCTTGGGGCGCGTGTATATTAACCGAACCACCCGCCGCAACTATGTTTGGAAACAAAGCCCACCCATCCGGCGGCTTGTAGCGCGTAGCCCTTTTACGGGTTGGTAGCCAAAGGTGTCTTGGGGATTGGTGGTGGTATCTTGGGGGTACATTTTTTTACAGTTAGCAATAGGGTATCGCTTAACACAAGGCTATTACATTTTTTATTAGTGGCATAAACCACATAATAGGTGTTTTCTGTGGGACAAACCGTAACCCCCGATACGTTTAGATTATTGCTATACCCTTCTGGAATACTGCTCCATGTAATGGTGTATAAACTTTTATCGAAACTATTTGAGGGAACCCATATTATTGTGCAACTGTCTTTGCAAATAGTGGTGTTCTCTGCTTGTAAATCAATAGCGGGATTGGTATCTATATAAATGGGTGATAAATTATCAAGCATTACTGCTGACGTTATGTTGGGGTCTACCTCACCTGCCTCAAATAGCATATAGGGGTAGTGTTGGTTGGGTATAAAGGTAATAGTATCTTTATGCCACATACTGCTTTCTAAACTATAACCCGATTTTGCGCCCGCCCAAAGCAGTTGGTCTTTAGCGCAGGGCTGCATACCCCCCCATAAAAATAAATTGCCATTTATAAGATTCGACGATTTCCCGGTATAATAGCGAAAGACATCTACATAAAAACTATGTTGACAGTGGGCAACTAAGGGGCAGCTAAGTTTTTGCATAAAACTTTCGTTTCCCCAATCAGGAAAATAAGCAATTTGAATATAACAAAGCCCATCTGTTGGCTTAGATAATGCAAAATCATAATATCCTACTAAATCGGGGGTTGGCATACAAACATCCCAACCTAATGCTATAGTGCCCTCCCATATCTCATTTTTTGGAACACCCTCAAATGATGGGTTTATAAACGGAATACTGTATTGCCAAAGCAATAATAAAAATAATTTCATAATAATAAGAATTTTTGCAAACACAAATTCTTATTTGCTTGCTGTAAACAGCAAGCAAATAAGAATAGCACTAAATGTTTATTGTAATATTATTTTTCCAGTTTCAACTGTATTAGTAGCAGTGTGTATTCTATACCAATACAACCCATTGGGCAAATGGCTTAAATCGATAGGCATATCGTTTAAGGTGCTTTGGGCTACTTTTCTGCCCAAAGCATCAAAAATTTCAAGGCTATTTATTGTAACAGCTTGTAAGGTATGTATATATAGTTGCTTATCAATTACCTTTAAAAGAATAGGCGAAGAATTGTTTTGCTTCGTACCAGTGGCTTTGTCTGAGGTATTGTAACTGCATAGAGATATATCGTTAAATGAAGTATTCGTTAAAGCCGCTGCCATATAGATGGCAGGCCCAGCCTCAAAAGGGCAGGTTTGGGCTATAGTCATTAACGTTTCTTTGGTTTCAACACTTAACTCTTCGTTATTGTTCTGTAGGGATTGCAGCCATGCACTAGATACATATTGTAAATTTTCTTCTTGTTTATTGCTCGGGGTTATAGCGGACAATGAATTACTAAAATTTTCAAAATATGTATTATCATATTGACTGCTTAAACTTTGCATTAATTGAGTTTGCCATTCGAATAGCTGACTAAGTGGACGTTCTTGCAGCGATAGGTAATAGTTGGCTAGTGTTTCGCTATAATTAACTAACTGGGGGCGTAGGCTCATTAGTTGGTAACTTTGCCAATCATCCCACCATGTTTGCTCGGCCTGGTATAACATATAGTTTTGTTCGTTATTAGCATAAATAGTTAAAGTTTCAGCCCATTTTCCGAGGTTCAATGAATCGCTTTCGGTGCTTATTACGCCATCAATTTCATTACATACATTACCAGCATAGGGCAATGGGTAAAACACCTGATCTATAACGAACAATTGAAATTCAGCTATTGCTATACTAGTTCCATCTGCACCAATTGGATTGGGGTTGTGCCAAGGCAAATCATTAAACCAAAAAATAGTAGATAAACTGCCATCTGTAAAAGTATGCGCATAACAATCTAAAGAAGCATTGGTTTTCCATTGATTAAAAGATGGATGCGATGGTGCAGAGCCTTGAGGGCCAATATTACCAG encodes the following:
- a CDS encoding RNA polymerase sigma factor, translating into MSAFISDQEILEKFTHDGTKAAAFTALVNKYHEKVYWHVRRIVLDHEDANDVCQNIFIKVWNNLHTFQQNSKLYTWLYRIATNESLTFMNQRKRRDTAPLETNEYDYAAQLQADPYFDGNELQIKLQTAIAGLPEKQRMVFLMRYYEEMKYEDMSEVLDTSVGALKASFHHAVKKIEKYMKEV
- a CDS encoding T9SS type A sorting domain-containing protein is translated as MFPNIVAAGGSVNIHAPQAGQLALYNTLGQLVWSVVAIPSGYNAYNLPNNLAQGMYYYHFTPNHPEEGKKTCNSG